The Triticum aestivum cultivar Chinese Spring chromosome 3A, IWGSC CS RefSeq v2.1, whole genome shotgun sequence genome includes a region encoding these proteins:
- the LOC123059414 gene encoding ATP synthase protein MI25-like, with amino-acid sequence MRFLSTDMKDRNMLFAAIPSICASSPKKISIYNEEMIVARCFIGFLIFSRKSLGKTFKETLDGRIESIQEELLQFFNPNEVIPEESNEQQRLLRISLRICSTVVESLPTARCAPKCEKTVQALLCRNLNVKSATLLNATSSRRIRLQDDIVTCFHFSMSERFVSGSTFKASTIDLIREGLIVLRKVRVGGSI; translated from the coding sequence ATGAGATTTCTTTCTACGGATATGAAGGATAGAAATATGCTATTTGCTGCTATTCCATCTATTTGTGCATCAAGTCCGAAGAAGATCTCAATCTATAATGAAGAAATGATAGTAGCTCGTTGTTTTATAGGCTTTCTCATATTCAGTCGGAAGAGTTTAGGTAAGACTTTCAAAGAAACTCTCGATGGGAGAATCGAGTCTATTCAGGAAGAATTGCTGCAATTCTTCAATCCTAACGAAGTAATTCCGGAGGAATCCAATGAACAACAACGATTACTTAGGATCAGCTTGCGAATTTGCAGCACCGTAGTAGAATCATTACCAACGGCACGCTGTGCGCCTAAGTGCGAAAAGACAGTGCAAGCTTTGTTATGCCGAAACCTAAATGTAAAGTCAGCAACACTTCTAAATGCCACTTCTTCCCGCCGCATCCGTCTTCAGGACGATATAGTCACATGTTTTCACTTTTCAATGAGTGAAAGATTTGTATCCGGGTCTACGTTCAAAGCTTCTACCATAGACCTAATTCGAGAAGGCTTGATAGTCCTAAGAAAGGTGAGGGTGGGGGGTTCTAtttag